One Aerococcus urinaeequi DNA segment encodes these proteins:
- a CDS encoding hydroxyethylthiazole kinase, with amino-acid sequence MTIDLYTLKALPTYDNPFPLAKSPLIQCLTNTVTVESVANALLYVGAAPVMADQAAEMEDFFNQNDGAMINIGSLSPEKIRNILLAARTADETDTPFVLDLVGVSASPLRNDLAQEISAFTPDVIKGNLSEMRTFCGLGSTGRGVDAGEDDQNEAALVELGQAMQEWVSDHAGTTLLATGPVDVVADASGIYYLKNGVANLGRFTGTGDIVGALITALLGAGQPVLEAVILAVSYFNLCGEKAEATTHGLADFRQATLNNLSLLLADDEWLTGIKGGQL; translated from the coding sequence CGATTTATATACATTAAAAGCTTTACCAACTTACGACAACCCCTTCCCATTAGCCAAAAGCCCGCTAATCCAGTGCTTAACCAATACCGTGACGGTGGAATCGGTGGCCAACGCCTTATTATATGTGGGGGCGGCACCAGTCATGGCAGACCAGGCAGCTGAGATGGAAGATTTCTTCAATCAAAACGATGGGGCCATGATCAATATTGGGAGTTTATCGCCTGAAAAAATCCGCAACATTTTATTGGCTGCTAGAACAGCTGACGAAACAGACACGCCTTTCGTTCTGGATTTAGTGGGGGTTTCAGCCAGTCCCTTGCGTAACGACTTAGCCCAAGAAATCAGCGCATTCACACCAGATGTCATCAAAGGCAACTTGTCTGAAATGCGGACTTTCTGTGGTTTAGGGTCAACGGGACGAGGTGTTGACGCAGGTGAAGATGACCAAAATGAAGCGGCCTTAGTAGAACTGGGACAAGCTATGCAAGAATGGGTGTCAGACCATGCCGGTACAACCTTATTAGCGACAGGTCCAGTAGACGTGGTCGCTGATGCGTCAGGCATTTACTACTTGAAGAATGGCGTAGCCAATCTTGGTCGCTTTACTGGGACGGGAGATATTGTCGGTGCCTTGATTACAGCCTTATTAGGAGCTGGTCAACCAGTCCTAGAGGCTGTGATTTTAGCGGTATCTTACTTCAATTTATGTGGTGAAAAAGCGGAGGCAACAACACATGGCCTAGCTGATTTTAGACAAGCAACATTGAATAACCTGTCTCTATTGTTGGCAGACGATGAATGGTTAACAGGTATCAAGGGAGGTCAACTATAA
- the thiE gene encoding thiamine phosphate synthase gives MDYSLYLVTASFDYQEDAFLQVVEEAIKAGVTLVQFRDKTATSRDAYALALKLKAITDRYAVPLIINDRVDLALAVDAAGVHIGDDELPVDVVRKLIGSDKILGVSAKTLARAEEAYQQGADYLGVGAIFPTTTKDSSLVTVETLQTISSQVAIPVVAIGGIQLDNIKTLAGSGIAGISVVSEIMLADSVTQRVRDLKAEVADILEVD, from the coding sequence ATGGATTACAGTTTATACCTAGTCACAGCGAGTTTTGATTACCAAGAAGACGCCTTTTTACAAGTGGTTGAAGAAGCTATAAAAGCAGGGGTTACTCTAGTGCAATTCCGCGATAAGACGGCGACGAGTCGTGATGCATATGCATTAGCTTTAAAATTAAAGGCGATTACGGACCGATATGCCGTACCTTTAATTATTAATGACCGGGTAGATCTAGCGTTGGCGGTGGATGCTGCTGGTGTTCATATTGGCGATGATGAATTACCTGTAGATGTTGTACGAAAACTGATTGGTTCGGATAAGATTTTAGGGGTTTCAGCCAAAACCTTAGCGCGGGCAGAAGAAGCCTACCAACAAGGGGCGGACTATTTGGGTGTCGGGGCCATCTTCCCAACAACTACCAAGGATTCCAGCCTAGTAACAGTAGAAACTTTACAGACGATCAGCAGCCAAGTAGCTATCCCAGTTGTCGCAATTGGCGGCATTCAATTGGATAATATCAAAACATTAGCCGGTAGTGGGATTGCGGGGATTTCAGTAGTTTCTGAAATTATGTTGGCAGATTCGGTGACACAACGCGTAAGAGATTTAAAAGCTGAAGTAGCAGATATTTTGGAGGTGGACTAA
- a CDS encoding ABC transporter substrate-binding protein — translation MNLKKFGLTLLSAATLAACGSVTQTSNSSSSAGSEDSDTINIGGDFGLTGSASAYGSYINDGATLAFNELNESGGIDGKQINYIATDNKSNVQESANEATRLLAEENLSVLLASDIAASTEAAIQPAENAQVPMIIPSATVDDLTLDSQGNVFEYVFQIAFQISNQTEALGRFADEKGWSTAAVLQDNSSDYGQNLASQFEEDYSGDVVIKESFLSGDTDFSSILNNVKAQDPDVLFIAGYYPEGGAIVKQAREMGIDAAILGPNGLGNDEFINLAGAENVTDFYYATIFVTGEYGSDAANEFAEKYRAEFDTEPDLFSAGGYDAARLAADAIDRAGSTDPQAIRDALEETQDFEGVTGNISFDEDHNPVMDSFVVGYTEGEISSVEAVTAE, via the coding sequence ATGAATTTGAAAAAATTTGGTTTAACATTATTATCTGCAGCTACTTTAGCCGCCTGTGGTTCAGTGACACAAACATCTAACAGCTCTTCTTCTGCGGGATCAGAAGATTCTGATACGATTAACATCGGGGGCGACTTTGGTTTAACTGGGTCAGCATCTGCTTACGGTTCTTACATCAATGACGGTGCGACTTTAGCCTTCAATGAACTCAACGAATCGGGTGGTATCGATGGTAAGCAAATCAACTATATCGCAACAGATAACAAATCTAACGTTCAAGAGTCTGCCAATGAAGCCACACGTCTGTTAGCAGAAGAAAACTTGTCTGTATTATTAGCGTCAGATATCGCAGCCTCAACAGAAGCAGCGATTCAACCAGCTGAAAACGCGCAAGTTCCAATGATCATCCCTTCAGCAACGGTTGATGATTTAACATTGGATTCACAAGGAAATGTATTTGAATATGTCTTCCAAATTGCCTTCCAAATCTCTAACCAAACGGAAGCACTTGGCCGTTTTGCGGACGAGAAAGGTTGGAGCACGGCTGCCGTTTTACAAGATAACTCATCGGATTATGGTCAAAACTTAGCTTCTCAATTTGAAGAAGACTACTCAGGTGACGTTGTCATCAAAGAGTCGTTCTTATCAGGAGACACTGACTTCAGCTCAATCCTAAACAACGTTAAAGCCCAAGATCCAGACGTATTATTCATCGCTGGTTACTACCCAGAAGGTGGAGCCATCGTGAAACAAGCCCGTGAAATGGGTATCGATGCCGCTATCTTAGGTCCAAACGGATTAGGTAACGACGAATTCATCAACTTAGCTGGTGCAGAAAACGTAACTGACTTCTACTACGCAACAATCTTCGTAACAGGAGAATATGGTTCAGACGCAGCCAACGAATTCGCAGAGAAATACCGTGCAGAATTTGACACAGAGCCAGACTTGTTCTCAGCAGGTGGTTACGACGCAGCCCGCTTAGCAGCTGACGCCATTGACCGTGCCGGTTCAACAGACCCACAAGCAATCCGCGACGCCCTAGAAGAAACTCAAGACTTTGAAGGGGTAACAGGAAACATCTCATTCGATGAAGACCACAATCCAGTAATGGACTCATTCGTAGTAGGCTATACAGAAGGCGAAATCTCATCAGTAGAAGCCGTAACAGCTGAATAA
- a CDS encoding CdaR family transcriptional regulator — protein sequence MNEKHYVLTKEQAQKYVNQLMEDVPYNINIIDQDGTIIASGDPDRIGDFHFSGKKAFQRKAKVLVYSDQDGERQGANEPVTIQGKIICVVGISGAPEEVQNYTKLLSSMIKLLIEQEVDAMLSMQKKQDDEMFMNDLIQNTQGIYEEDIRKLASDKYHIDLTQSVTVVLSKEANALKQLAQSLKLTIFTYQSDALLLVNTNVVSREHIKALTDDGTWVDSGQNIAESIANIQQTAIYFSLLQLDHTSPVFVKDHPFYLFTPGIFKKDDVLFERVDQMEDELATTLAIFIKHNLDTRATSEELFIHRNTVNYRLEKIHRQTQLNPRNIIDLFVLLVYLGYKIKPNAHR from the coding sequence GTGAATGAAAAGCATTATGTTTTGACCAAAGAACAAGCACAAAAGTATGTGAATCAATTGATGGAAGATGTCCCCTATAATATTAATATTATTGATCAAGATGGTACGATTATTGCGAGTGGAGATCCAGATCGAATTGGCGATTTTCATTTTTCTGGTAAAAAAGCCTTTCAAAGAAAAGCTAAGGTATTAGTTTATAGTGATCAAGATGGTGAACGGCAGGGAGCTAATGAACCGGTCACTATCCAAGGAAAGATTATTTGTGTAGTAGGGATTTCAGGCGCACCAGAAGAAGTGCAAAACTATACGAAACTCTTATCTTCTATGATTAAATTATTAATTGAACAAGAAGTAGACGCCATGTTATCTATGCAGAAGAAGCAAGATGATGAAATGTTCATGAATGATTTGATTCAAAATACTCAAGGCATATATGAGGAAGATATTAGGAAACTAGCAAGTGATAAATATCATATCGATTTAACGCAATCAGTGACGGTTGTGCTATCTAAAGAAGCCAATGCCTTAAAGCAGCTAGCGCAATCATTGAAGTTAACTATATTTACTTACCAAAGTGATGCACTACTTTTAGTGAATACAAATGTGGTGAGTAGAGAGCATATAAAAGCTTTGACAGATGACGGTACTTGGGTTGATAGTGGTCAAAATATCGCTGAAAGTATTGCAAATATTCAGCAAACAGCTATTTACTTTTCACTACTCCAACTTGACCATACAAGTCCGGTATTTGTGAAAGACCATCCTTTCTATTTATTTACACCCGGTATTTTCAAAAAGGACGACGTTTTATTTGAGCGTGTGGATCAAATGGAAGATGAGCTAGCCACTACTTTGGCTATTTTTATCAAACATAATTTGGATACGCGAGCAACTAGTGAGGAATTGTTTATTCACCGAAATACTGTCAATTATCGGTTAGAGAAAATTCATAGACAAACCCAATTGAATCCTAGAAACATTATTGATTTATTTGTTTTGCTGGTTTATCTAGGATACAAAATTAAACCAAATGCCCATCGCTAA
- the thiD gene encoding bifunctional hydroxymethylpyrimidine kinase/phosphomethylpyrimidine kinase: MVNSTPQVVTIAGSDSGGGAGIQADLKTFQARKAFGMSIVVALTAQNTLGVQSSLPVPLDFIDAQFASLAADFKIGAVKTGMLFNGAYVENVVNNLKKVDFGPLIIDPVMVAKGGHQLLDQDAINAIQNQLLPIATLVTPNIPEAEIIADMTIESEADMLAASVKLQGYGAKNVIVKGGHSKAAKARDLVLLENGEILWLSSPRVDTKNTHGTGDTLSAAIAAELAKGSELKEAIIIAKRFIQGAIADGINVGHGHGPTNHWADLSDEVLVESE, encoded by the coding sequence ATGGTAAATTCAACACCACAAGTAGTGACAATCGCAGGATCGGACTCAGGCGGGGGTGCAGGGATTCAAGCTGACTTGAAAACTTTCCAAGCTCGCAAAGCCTTTGGTATGTCGATTGTGGTCGCCTTGACTGCCCAAAACACCCTAGGTGTCCAGTCATCCTTACCGGTACCATTGGACTTTATTGATGCACAATTTGCTTCACTTGCAGCAGATTTTAAGATTGGCGCTGTTAAAACAGGTATGTTATTTAACGGGGCATATGTAGAAAATGTCGTGAATAACTTAAAAAAGGTAGACTTTGGTCCATTAATTATTGATCCCGTCATGGTAGCTAAAGGGGGGCATCAGCTCTTAGACCAAGACGCCATAAATGCGATTCAAAACCAGTTACTACCTATAGCGACTTTGGTTACGCCAAATATTCCAGAAGCTGAGATCATTGCGGACATGACGATTGAATCAGAAGCGGATATGTTAGCGGCTAGTGTAAAACTACAAGGATACGGAGCTAAAAATGTTATTGTAAAAGGCGGTCACTCCAAAGCTGCTAAAGCTCGGGACTTAGTACTTTTGGAAAATGGTGAAATTTTGTGGTTATCTAGTCCCCGCGTGGATACAAAAAATACCCATGGGACAGGCGATACATTATCTGCCGCCATTGCTGCTGAATTAGCAAAAGGCAGCGAATTGAAAGAAGCAATTATTATTGCTAAGCGGTTTATACAAGGCGCAATCGCAGATGGCATTAATGTCGGCCATGGCCACGGACCAACCAACCACTGGGCTGATTTGTCAGATGAAGTATTAGTCGAAAGTGAATAA
- the nagA gene encoding N-acetylglucosamine-6-phosphate deacetylase, with the protein MVEENKYYIYADRIILADEVVEKAYLEVKDGQFGYATLEKPLKGEVKDYTGYTVAAGLVDTHIHGFQGADVMDDDFEAVQTMSKGLPSTGVTAFLPTTLTSSADLLTSVAGKIGDHYEEAEGAKILGIFFEGPWFTEEHKGAQNPAYMGDPDLAQFEVWQTAAKGLIHKIALAPERKTAKAFTETITKEGVRVALAHSSATYEEATAVVDAGANIFIHTYNGMSGLHHRNPGMVGAAMATDDTYAEVICDGKHVHPGAIKALVKAKGWDKTVLITDAMSAAGMPDGKYQLGEFPVIVKDGEARLESGNLAGSVLTLNQAVKNVVDWGIVDSEQALRMASQVPAASVGLDDQVGIIAPGRVADFIVVDADMNLKETYLNGVSVFQN; encoded by the coding sequence ATGGTAGAAGAAAATAAATATTATATCTATGCGGACCGGATTATCTTAGCGGACGAAGTTGTAGAAAAGGCTTATTTAGAAGTCAAAGATGGTCAATTTGGTTATGCAACTTTAGAGAAACCCTTAAAAGGTGAGGTTAAAGATTACACGGGTTATACGGTGGCAGCTGGTTTAGTGGATACCCACATCCATGGTTTCCAAGGGGCAGATGTGATGGACGACGATTTTGAAGCGGTCCAGACTATGTCTAAGGGGTTACCATCAACAGGTGTGACAGCCTTTTTGCCAACAACCTTAACTTCTTCTGCTGACTTATTGACATCAGTTGCTGGTAAAATTGGTGACCACTATGAGGAAGCTGAGGGGGCGAAAATCTTAGGTATATTCTTCGAAGGGCCATGGTTTACGGAAGAACACAAGGGGGCACAAAACCCAGCCTACATGGGTGATCCTGACTTGGCTCAATTTGAGGTCTGGCAAACAGCCGCTAAAGGACTCATTCACAAAATTGCACTAGCGCCAGAGCGGAAAACGGCTAAAGCTTTCACAGAAACTATCACGAAAGAAGGGGTACGAGTAGCCCTAGCCCACTCATCTGCGACCTATGAAGAAGCGACTGCAGTGGTTGATGCGGGTGCCAACATTTTCATCCATACTTATAACGGCATGTCTGGTTTACACCACCGCAACCCTGGTATGGTTGGTGCAGCCATGGCAACAGATGATACCTATGCGGAAGTCATTTGTGACGGCAAACATGTCCACCCAGGTGCAATCAAGGCGCTTGTTAAAGCTAAGGGATGGGACAAAACAGTTCTTATTACAGATGCCATGTCAGCTGCTGGTATGCCTGATGGTAAATATCAATTAGGTGAATTTCCAGTTATTGTCAAAGACGGTGAAGCGCGTCTTGAGTCAGGTAATTTAGCAGGATCTGTACTAACCTTAAATCAAGCAGTCAAGAATGTGGTAGATTGGGGTATTGTAGATAGTGAGCAAGCCTTACGGATGGCTTCACAAGTGCCCGCTGCCTCTGTAGGTTTAGATGATCAGGTTGGTATAATTGCGCCAGGACGTGTGGCTGATTTCATTGTGGTAGATGCGGATATGAACTTAAAAGAAACCTATCTAAATGGTGTTTCTGTATTTCAAAACTAA
- a CDS encoding glycerate kinase has translation MNKKILVAPDSYKGSLTALEACEAISIGIKRALPDAEIVSLPMADGGEGTVQSLVDATEGTIHQLEVVGPLGTPVTASYGILGDGKTAVIEMAEASGIGYVNEQTKNPLVTTTYGTGQLILACIDQGIEEIILGIGGSATNDGGAGMAQALGYQLLDSDGDEIPYGGGSLNQLASIQMSQAHPALKKVKLIVASDVNNPLCGPDGASNVFGPQKGATKEMIQTLDQNLAHYAEILKKDLGIDVIDTPGAGAAGGLGAGLLAFTQSEMHTGIEIVLEYAKFKEFATGCDLCFTGEGGIDFQTKFGKTPYGVAQAFKAVNPDKKVIAIAGTVGEDIEELYEVGIDAVFSSAPGAAKLEELIEQATFNLAQTAENIVRVLV, from the coding sequence ATGAACAAGAAAATACTCGTAGCCCCTGACTCGTATAAAGGTAGTTTAACAGCTTTAGAGGCTTGTGAAGCAATTAGTATAGGGATTAAACGGGCTTTACCGGATGCAGAAATTGTCTCTTTACCAATGGCAGATGGCGGTGAAGGTACCGTACAATCTTTAGTTGACGCTACTGAAGGTACCATCCACCAACTAGAAGTAGTTGGACCTTTGGGGACACCAGTTACTGCTAGCTATGGCATTTTAGGGGATGGTAAAACAGCTGTCATCGAGATGGCTGAAGCTTCTGGTATCGGATACGTTAATGAACAAACAAAGAATCCTTTAGTAACAACAACCTATGGTACAGGCCAACTTATTCTAGCTTGTATTGATCAAGGTATAGAAGAAATTATCTTAGGAATTGGCGGATCAGCAACAAATGATGGTGGTGCTGGTATGGCACAAGCTTTAGGCTATCAATTATTAGATAGTGATGGAGACGAAATTCCATACGGTGGCGGTAGTTTAAACCAATTAGCCAGCATTCAAATGAGTCAAGCCCATCCAGCCCTAAAAAAAGTAAAACTAATTGTTGCATCTGATGTTAACAACCCACTTTGTGGACCAGATGGTGCCTCCAATGTTTTTGGCCCGCAAAAAGGGGCAACTAAAGAAATGATTCAAACCTTAGACCAAAATCTCGCACATTATGCTGAAATCTTGAAAAAAGACCTCGGTATTGATGTGATTGATACTCCTGGTGCAGGAGCTGCTGGCGGATTAGGAGCAGGTTTATTGGCTTTTACCCAATCAGAAATGCATACTGGGATTGAAATTGTCCTTGAATATGCGAAGTTTAAAGAGTTTGCAACTGGTTGTGACCTTTGCTTTACTGGTGAAGGTGGGATCGATTTTCAAACAAAATTTGGTAAAACCCCTTATGGTGTAGCCCAAGCCTTTAAAGCAGTTAACCCGGATAAAAAAGTGATTGCTATTGCGGGTACAGTAGGAGAAGATATCGAAGAACTTTATGAAGTTGGTATTGATGCGGTATTTTCTTCTGCTCCAGGTGCTGCTAAATTAGAAGAATTAATAGAACAAGCGACATTTAATTTAGCACAAACTGCAGAAAATATTGTAAGAGTGTTAGTATAG
- a CDS encoding ATP-binding cassette domain-containing protein — MIEIEKVNKFYGAKKILEDVSFSIKPGEITALIGENGSGKTSLMNGLMKLTPVASGQFLIDGKPIDFNDFNRISYIPDTIIVVKEMTIQEALDYMATYYDTYDPVLAEDLVTFFNLNPDEKISHLSKGNTAKVNLLLGLTLNSDYLIMDEPFSGVDIFTREEIANVFTSKLMAGRGVLISTHEINEIETLVDRVVMLKDRRIIQDFYTEDLRLEEGKSITDKMWEVYR, encoded by the coding sequence ATGATTGAGATTGAAAAGGTGAATAAATTTTACGGGGCGAAGAAAATTCTCGAGGATGTATCTTTCTCTATTAAACCAGGGGAAATTACGGCTTTAATTGGGGAGAATGGGTCTGGAAAAACGAGTTTGATGAACGGTTTGATGAAGTTAACCCCAGTCGCTTCTGGTCAGTTTTTAATTGATGGTAAACCGATCGATTTTAATGATTTTAATCGGATTTCTTACATTCCTGACACCATCATCGTGGTGAAAGAGATGACTATTCAAGAAGCTTTGGATTATATGGCCACATACTATGATACTTATGATCCAGTCTTAGCTGAAGACTTGGTGACTTTCTTCAATTTAAATCCTGATGAAAAGATTTCACACTTGTCTAAGGGGAATACGGCTAAGGTGAATTTACTGCTAGGTCTAACTTTAAACTCGGATTATCTCATCATGGATGAACCGTTTTCTGGGGTTGATATCTTTACTAGGGAAGAGATTGCCAATGTTTTCACCAGTAAGTTGATGGCTGGGCGCGGCGTCTTGATTTCAACCCATGAGATTAATGAGATTGAAACTTTGGTGGACCGGGTAGTCATGCTAAAAGACCGCCGGATTATTCAAGATTTCTATACGGAAGATTTACGTTTAGAAGAAGGCAAGTCGATTACCGATAAGATGTGGGAGGTGTATCGCTAA
- a CDS encoding SLC13 family permease codes for MYKINIWVRQNLLFVIAASLATIAVIFGQFDPTYIKYDVLVSLFGLMIVLAFFQTSGLLRWASIKLIDWSGNSRVIVQSMVLASFFGSFLLSNDIAVLTLLPIYLNILRHLPAFKGRVLGAALIVVAANLGGVFFPFSNPQNLIIYSTYPVDFVSFMWWTLPLVVAGFILVMVATFFVEKRAAHTQVEGNAVDRSIVIQASIGMVLMVIAIFGLFNIYWTVAFIVAYVLLTNWRYLLQVDYLLLLTFASFFVLVGNITDLTLVQTWLAANISSKTMAYLTGLLASQVFSNVPTTILVSPFTDQAHSLLMGVNIGGLGTMVASLANLIGFTIIRNAMSMDSRAYFKIFTIINVIFILILALLFFPW; via the coding sequence ATGTATAAAATTAACATTTGGGTACGGCAGAACCTGCTCTTTGTGATTGCCGCAAGCTTGGCCACAATCGCTGTGATTTTCGGCCAATTTGACCCGACCTATATCAAATATGACGTCTTAGTCAGTTTATTCGGCTTGATGATTGTCCTAGCCTTTTTCCAGACGTCAGGCTTATTACGGTGGGCGTCGATAAAATTGATCGACTGGTCCGGAAATAGCCGCGTCATCGTCCAATCCATGGTCCTGGCTTCATTCTTCGGGTCATTCCTATTGTCCAACGACATCGCTGTCCTGACCCTACTACCGATTTACTTGAACATCCTGCGCCACCTACCAGCATTCAAGGGCCGTGTACTCGGGGCAGCCCTAATCGTAGTGGCGGCAAACCTAGGCGGGGTCTTCTTCCCCTTCTCCAACCCACAAAATCTCATCATCTATTCAACCTATCCAGTCGATTTCGTCAGCTTCATGTGGTGGACCCTACCCCTGGTGGTTGCCGGCTTTATCCTTGTTATGGTCGCAACTTTCTTCGTAGAGAAAAGGGCAGCCCACACACAAGTTGAGGGCAATGCAGTAGATAGATCGATAGTCATTCAAGCTAGCATTGGCATGGTGCTCATGGTCATTGCCATCTTTGGCTTATTCAATATTTATTGGACCGTGGCCTTCATTGTAGCCTATGTCCTACTGACTAACTGGCGGTATTTACTGCAAGTGGATTATTTATTGCTACTGACTTTTGCGTCATTTTTTGTGTTAGTCGGAAACATTACTGACTTAACACTTGTCCAAACTTGGTTGGCAGCTAATATTTCAAGCAAGACCATGGCTTACCTAACAGGGCTCTTGGCTTCACAAGTCTTTTCAAATGTTCCAACCACTATTCTGGTTTCACCCTTTACAGACCAGGCTCATAGCTTGTTGATGGGGGTTAACATTGGTGGCTTAGGGACCATGGTCGCTTCATTAGCTAACTTAATCGGTTTTACCATTATTCGAAACGCTATGTCCATGGATTCTAGGGCTTATTTCAAGATCTTCACCATAATAAATGTGATTTTTATTCTGATTTTAGCCCTTCTTTTCTTCCCATGGTAG
- a CDS encoding GntR family transcriptional regulator — translation MVVFDKQAPIYVQLADHYKGEIVASRLMAGDKLPSRRDIAKTFKINPNTVQRAFKSLEEEGIIVSEANVPSRVTENQMIIQQLKRDALEQAMAVFYDTTQVLNMDPHEIATYMTEYFQKRGEQDD, via the coding sequence ATGGTTGTGTTTGATAAGCAGGCGCCAATTTATGTGCAATTAGCCGACCATTATAAGGGGGAAATTGTTGCTAGCCGATTGATGGCTGGGGATAAGTTGCCCTCTCGTCGTGATATCGCCAAAACGTTCAAGATTAACCCTAATACGGTTCAGCGGGCGTTTAAATCATTAGAGGAAGAAGGGATTATTGTGTCAGAAGCCAATGTGCCGAGTCGAGTGACGGAAAACCAAATGATTATTCAACAATTAAAGCGTGATGCTTTGGAGCAGGCCATGGCGGTCTTCTATGATACGACCCAGGTCTTGAATATGGACCCGCATGAGATTGCCACTTACATGACAGAATATTTCCAAAAACGAGGTGAACAAGATGATTGA
- a CDS encoding GntP family permease, with protein sequence MEMVIPWYSAIIGLALAIVLILMKLNPTYALIFGAVVGCLVGGADLVQTLNVLISGTQSVMGTVIRILSAGVFAGVMMESGAAETIANFIVRKMPGTFSLFALALATMVITGVGVFIPVAVLIVAPIALSVAAENGYSKIAILIALSGGGKAGNIISPNPNTIAAAEGFGISTIQAMVGGLIPALFGLWVTVLVANAIKSKYTKVTMHEKESQADDTKQASLPSVGKAFIAPVLAVVLLLLGPLGQAVGVTGLDFDSFYVLPIAGLIGLLIMGKSNKILDFTKSGLDRMTPTILIIIGAGAIGGLITASDLSTQIVTIMDTWNVPSVLLAPISGILMGAATASTSTGVILATGSFGPAILQTGIAPLNAAIMVHTGAVVIDHLPHGTYFHVSADAVDMSFADRMKCIGYESIIGLSIATVATIIYGIL encoded by the coding sequence ATGGAAATGGTAATTCCATGGTATTCAGCAATCATCGGACTAGCTTTAGCTATTGTATTGATATTAATGAAGTTAAACCCAACATATGCCTTGATTTTTGGTGCAGTAGTTGGCTGTTTAGTAGGAGGTGCTGACTTAGTTCAGACCTTGAACGTTCTTATTTCAGGGACACAAAGTGTAATGGGTACGGTTATCAGAATCCTATCAGCAGGTGTTTTTGCGGGGGTAATGATGGAGTCTGGCGCAGCAGAAACAATCGCCAATTTCATTGTGCGGAAAATGCCGGGTACTTTTTCACTATTTGCCTTGGCACTGGCGACAATGGTTATTACTGGTGTGGGTGTTTTTATTCCAGTAGCCGTTTTAATCGTGGCGCCGATTGCTTTATCGGTTGCAGCGGAGAATGGTTATTCAAAGATTGCAATCCTAATTGCCTTGTCAGGTGGCGGAAAGGCCGGCAATATCATCTCACCTAACCCTAATACGATTGCGGCAGCAGAAGGATTCGGGATTTCAACTATTCAAGCCATGGTGGGTGGTTTAATCCCAGCGCTTTTTGGTTTATGGGTAACAGTTTTAGTGGCGAATGCGATTAAATCAAAATATACTAAAGTGACGATGCACGAAAAAGAAAGTCAAGCTGATGACACTAAACAAGCTAGTTTACCAAGTGTAGGGAAAGCCTTCATAGCGCCGGTATTAGCAGTTGTACTTTTACTACTAGGTCCACTTGGACAAGCTGTTGGTGTTACTGGACTAGACTTTGATTCATTCTATGTATTACCAATAGCTGGCTTAATTGGTTTATTGATTATGGGTAAAAGCAATAAAATACTTGATTTTACTAAGTCAGGATTGGATAGGATGACACCAACTATTTTGATTATTATTGGTGCCGGAGCAATCGGTGGTTTAATTACTGCATCAGATTTATCAACACAAATTGTAACTATTATGGATACTTGGAACGTGCCAAGTGTCTTACTAGCACCAATTTCCGGTATCTTAATGGGGGCAGCAACAGCTTCAACCTCTACTGGTGTTATTTTGGCTACTGGTTCTTTTGGGCCTGCCATCTTGCAAACAGGTATTGCACCACTCAATGCTGCTATTATGGTTCATACTGGTGCAGTAGTGATCGATCATTTACCACATGGGACTTATTTCCACGTATCAGCAGATGCAGTGGATATGTCGTTTGCGGATAGAATGAAGTGTATTGGCTATGAATCAATTATTGGTCTATCAATCGCTACAGTCGCTACTATTATTTACGGCATTTTATAA